GCGCTTACTGTTGAATTTTCATCGGTGGATATAACAAGAAGCGATTATTTATTAAAGAAGTTTACTAAATTAATTTAACGAACTCATGTACTTTTTTCAGAACAAAAAATCTctctgtgtgcgtatatgtattctATGAAATCTCTTCAAGAACTCTTGGTACCGGATTCATAGGTTAACTGTTCGTATTACTAcctgagagataaaaaaaagcctTATGAGTCCAGAAAGTAAGAATATTGGCAAAAATAATgtgaatcacaaaaaaaaattataatattatttttatgagcaTTTTAATTCTGTTTCGAATGTTCCACGTGTGgtcctttccctcgctctctttatacgctttatgccccccccccctctctctgtctgtctgtctgtctgtctgtctctctctctctctctctctctctctctctctctctctctctctctctctctctctctctctctctctctctctctctcccctctctcctctctctctcctctctcctctctctcttcctcttctctctctcctcctctcctctctctcctctctctctctctctctctcctctcttctgtctgtctgtctctctctcctctctctctctctcctctctctctctctcttctctctctctctctctctcctctctctctctctctcctctctctctctctctctctctctctctctctcctctctctcttgtctgcttgtcttctgttctgtcttttcttctctctctctctctgtctctgtctgtctctctgtctgtctgtctctctctctctctctgctctctctctctctctcttcttcttcgtctcttctctgctcttttctcttctctcttttcttttctctctctctctctctctcttcctctctctgtctcctgttctctgtcttgtctctgtctgctctgtcttctctgtctcttctgcttctgtctctctttttttctctctctctccatctcgtttctcttctcttttttttttttttttttttttttttttttttttttttttttttttgtttttgtttgtgtttgtttgtgtgtgtgtgtgtgtgtgtgtgtgtgtgtgtgtgtgtgtgtgtgtgtgtgtgtgtgtgtgtgtgtgtgtgtgtgtgtgtgtgtgtgtgtgtgtgtgtgtgtgtgtgtgtgtgtgtgtgtgtgtgtttgtgtgtatgtgtgggtgtgtgtattcatatatacatatacattaaatatatatatatatatatatatatatatatatatatatatatatatatatatatatatttttatttatttatttatttatacatatatgtatatatacatacatgcatatatatatatataatatatatatatatatatatatatatatatatatatatatatatatatatagtgtgtgtgtgtgtgtgtgtgggtgtgtgtgtgtgtgtgtgtgtgtgtgtgtgtgtgtgtgtgtgtgtgtgtgtgtgtgtgtgtgtgtgtgtgtgtatgtgtgatgtgtgtgtgtgtgtgttataatgtaCATATGGCATATCTaactaaagtgtgtgtgtatgtgtggtgtgttatgcatATAAACATGGCTTTCTATATATCTGATTATGGCAGTGATCACTGTGCGGCTTCTTGCGGTGAAATAGGTGgtatttcttatctatatatactattatcattattatatatattatatatatatgtataatatatatatatatatatatatatatatatatatatattgtgtgtgtgtgtgtgtgtgtgtgtgtgtgtgtgtgtgtgtgtgtgtgtgtgtgtgtgtgtgtgtgtgtgtgtgtgtgtgtgtgtgtgcgtgtggtgtgtgtgtgtgtgtgtgtgtgtgtgtgtgtgtgtgtgtaggttatatatatgtgtgtatatatatatatatatatatatatatatatatatatatatatcatatatatatattatatatatatatatatatatatatatatatatgcaatatatatatatatatatatatatatatatatatatatatattgtgtgtgttgtgtgtgtgtgtgtgtgtgtgtgtgtgtgtgtgtgtgtgtgtgtgtgtgtgtgtggtgtgtgtgtgtgtgtgtgtgtgtgtgtgtgtgtgtgtgtgtgtgtgtgtgtgtgtgtgtgtgtgtgtgcgtgcgcacacgtgtgtgtatataaagcctatatatgtttatatatatatatatatatatatatatatatatatatgtgtgtgtgtgtgtgtgtgtgtgtgtgtgtgtgtgtgtgtgtgtgtgtgtgtgtgtgtgtgtgtgtgtatgtgtgaatgaaaatagcaataatgataataataaaaataataataataaagatattaataataataataataataacaataataataataatgataataataataataataataataataataataataataataaaatgatgatattaaccataatcataataataatagtaatgacagaatAATgagaacaactacaataataatgataataataatgacattgataataacaactactaaagtaataatgatataaaaatgaggaTGTCagcaatgataatgctactaataaggataatacgataatgataacaatggaaataaaaaatgacaataataataataataataattataattataatgataatgctagtagtagtaataatagttacaacaattacaatgatgatgatgataatgacgatgatgatagctgatgatgatgattattacaaaataattatatatatatatatatatatatatatacatatatcacattacaaaatcatcatcatcatttaaaaaaatccaaaaaagagtcaaaaaaaaaaaaactcggagtCATCAGTGCAAAGCGACGGTCATCAACAACGAATTAGTCCGTGGCGTTCATGACGGTCATCAGCTGAAGCGAAGGGTGATAAAGGcacggggaagagaggaagagagataggcagaACTGCGATGTAGATGGCATGACAGAACGGACGAAGAGAAACagcgagagggtgagagaggaatgaggaagagagaaagagagacagaagagcgatgtagagggaatgagagaacgGCAGGCAGCGAAAGGGCGAGAAAGgcatggagaagagagggaaagagatggacagaactgcagagaggaggagagaacggaaggcgagaaacaaaggaagaagggaTGGTCGAGATAAAAGAGCGAAAgggcgaaagagaagagaaaaggattgAAATACGAAGAGTAAAGGGCacgagagaatagaagagagggacagacagacaaagggaaggaaggaagtaggaatGGTGGAGATAAAACAGCGAAAGAGGCAGGAGATGGATAGAAATGAAATGAGAGGAAATACAAAGAGTATAGGGAACGAAAAAACGGATGAGAAGGAAggacacacaaagaaaaagaaggaagggagaatgatgCAGACAAAACAACGAAAGAGgaatgagatggagagaaaggagatgaatgGAGCcacaaagaataaaggaaaagagaaaatgcaagagagaagacaaaggaagaagaaatggtgGGAATGAAACGGCGAATAAGCGAAGTAATTATGGCATAGAAAGAACGGAGATGGGATtgcaaaggaaatgaaggaagtgaGAGATAAAACTCCTGGGAAgcgaaagacgagaaagaaagtggcaataggagagaggggaagaaactaGGAGAGAATAGTGAAATAAAacaagagaggaagcgagagaactTTGACATGAGCGAAAGGAAGATGGAATTGCAAACAGAAGggataacgggggggggggggggaagaggggaagataggaAAACAGACGAGAAAGGTAAAGTCGATGGTAGAGATAAAACAGGCATTGATATTGGAACAGAAATGGGATTGGGAGAAAGTTGATTAAATGAGGTCAGATCTTGCGAACAGAAGAACCAAAGCATTACGCAGGAATGGCCAAAGGAaagctaacaataacaataacaataaaaattagaataaggaaaataattgtagtaatcataactGCGTTTGTTCACCCTAATGAAACACCATAATTGCACACTCAACAAAGGCGTGGAGAGTCGACGCCCAGAGGAGCTAGTGATATAACATGACCGCCGATGCTCGACCTCAGCCAGTCCTGAGGGTTTTTTGGAGGAGGAGGCCGGCTGGTGTGagggcaaagaaaacgggaatcgggAGAAGTTACGTGCCAAAGAAAACGAAGTGTGAAAGAAGTCAAAGTATGGGCAGATATGATAGGGTGGTTTACTGATGTTTTTTCATTGAGTATGCGTGGAAGGTAAAGTTGTCATAGTGTCGTCCCAGCGTTGAAttactgaaaaaagggaaagggagggagtattAATTCATTGTAAAAGGTCGGATTTTCATTCAAGAAAGCAAAGCAGCCAAGTTTCAGAAATCTATCGGGTAAGAAGGCATTCCCTGTATCTTAGGTGTGATACTATGATCTTTCCAATCGTTATGACACATCTCACTGAGACATGATTCCGCACATATCTTGatcggggaaaagagagagaaaaaaaacccataacGCATCTTAATATCTTCACATCTCACACTCATCCCGAGaatccaaaaagaaagaaagaaagaaaaaagacataccagcatcttttcaaaaataacaaatcattacacgctttacaaatatatattctttttcctaAACTAAAAACATGCGTTCTTTCTTCAGCGTGATGCACATAAGGTCATGCTTAGCAATCTCAACGCTATGGCTTCTCCTGGGAAGTGAAGTCAGTACGACCAAACACGACCTGTTTAAGCACCGGGAGTGTCGTCAGCGGCGAGGGGATGTGGCTGACATTCCGGATTCGCTGACAGCCGCTCCTTCTCACCCCAGGAACCTTAAGGTAAGTCGCGAAAGAAGCTTCGTCTGTTTTTGAGTTTTATTAGAAAGGGGAGAGTTGGAGAATtgcatttgatgttttttttctagaattaagtttattatttgagtattaaaGTGCATGTATACTTATATCACTTGCTTCAGCTATTAatttttccatcttctctttctctgtacctCGAATCCTTATCCCTCTCAATTTCAGTTTCTCTTATTGTCTCCTGTACCTCTATTCCTCATCTACATTTTATCTCTCTCCGCTTACCTAATTAACAAATAAATCTAAAACTCATACTTCCACTTTACATTTCGCATCATTTAATACACACTCTCCCTCAGGTCTTATCCCGCCCAAGGAGGTTCATGTCTTGGCCAGAAGGGTCTACGCTCACGATGCATCCGGGACTTTCCTTGCCCTACGTGTCCTATAGCGATGGCTACCAGAGTAAGTATcgggttttgttttgattttacttagcttctcctttttattattattgtttttattattattgttattattattattgttacttatcattattattattattttttttttttggggggtctataTTGCTGTTTGTGACaaaattttcgttttgtttcgtccCCACCTGAATTTAACCATCTATTGCAAAGCACTAATCattacagaaataaaacaataatcctCGTTTGTTGACAGAGGGTTCCTTGTACCTAGGCTTTCCCATGACTCTCAGGTTACCGACGGCGCCCCTGAGACTAGCAGGATCAGGGGCGCCCCTTTTTCGCCGCTCCCTGGACCAGCATAGGAACTGGAGCTTCAGTATTCTACAGGATGGGCTTAATACGtaagtcatgttttttttcccttctagttAACAGGCTGTCTGATTGTTtacaaatttcattatatttatctttttttcgtcgTTATTAGAAATAAAGATTGCGATTCTTTGTCCCAAAAACGTCCTGAAATCTGTTTGCcagtttttctttgttattctgcTTGTTTGCACATTCATTTATTAGTCTGTCTATccgtttattttcttctgtttactaCAACTCATTTCAAATTCCGTGATGTAGACTGAAGACTTGATTTAAATGTTAAGAAAGAAAGTTGGTGTTTCTACATGCAAATCTTAATCCATGAAACACCCATGAATCTTGGCAACAAAGCAGTGCCGACAAAAatgatatcttgaaaaaaaaactgcgagattcaaagtttatctatcttttaaaatcaCCTTTTTGTATGTATTTCCAAGCTTTGGTCTGCCGGGAAGGTCGTGCGTGCTGAAAACCGTGTGTGAAATCGCTCGCCAGCCGGTCGACGATCTGGGACTTCTCGGTGACATCATCAATTTGATTTTCTCGTTAGTAGGCTGACCGTGTTCTTTGTGTTTTAGATGAACTCtctgttttaatgaaaaaagtgTCTCTCCTTATGGCTGTGTgagctagattatatatatatatatatatatatatatataatatataaatatatatatatatatatatatatatatttgtgagtgtgtgtgttgtgtgtgtgtgtgttggtgttgtgtgtgtgtgtgtgtgtgtgtgtgtgtgtgcgtgtgtaggtgtgtgtgtgtgtggtgtgtggtgtgtgtgtgtgtgtgtgtgcgtgtgtgtgtttgatgccCATATCTGCTCACCTAACCCTGAGCACCCTCAGCGCGGGCTACGGCGAAGGCTCGGAGGGCATGTACGAGTTCGTGGCGGCGGAGCAGGCGGGGCGCCGAGCGGGCGACTGCGAAGGCCGCTTCCCCGAGTGTCCTTTGGGAATCGCTGGCCTCCTCCAGAGCGGCCTTTCCTACCTCCTCGCCGGCCTCTCCAATGCTGGCTCACGCGATCACGGCttctgataaggatgataatgataatagtgatgatgatgatgataatgatgataatgatgataatgatggtaatgatattaatgatgatgatgatgatgataatgatgataatgataataaagttattgTGGAAGTATAATTTCCAGTTATTATTGCAAGCAACTCGGGTGAATATACACGGCCAGTCTGTTAAAATTGTACGATGCCCGAGgcaattaatattcatatatacgttcATGCATATGcacagaaataaatgcatatctgTCTAGTTATCTAACTGATAGACATACAATGTAATAAAGTCTAATAGGTATacattaatctatctacctaaccgGTAGATA
The Penaeus monodon isolate SGIC_2016 chromosome 18, NSTDA_Pmon_1, whole genome shotgun sequence genome window above contains:
- the LOC119584744 gene encoding uncharacterized protein LOC119584744; amino-acid sequence: MRSFFSVMHIRSCLAISTLWLLLGSEVSTTKHDLFKHRECRQRRGDVADIPDSLTAAPSHPRNLKVLSRPRRFMSWPEGSTLTMHPGLSLPYVSYSDGYQKGSLYLGFPMTLRLPTAPLRLAGSGAPLFRRSLDQHRNWSFSILQDGLNTFGLPGRSCVLKTVCEIARQPVDDLGLLGDIINLIFSAGYGEGSEGMYEFVAAEQAGRRAGDCEGRFPECPLGIAGLLQSGLSYLLAGLSNAGSRDHGF